In Paenibacillus sonchi, a single genomic region encodes these proteins:
- a CDS encoding carbohydrate ABC transporter permease → MRTRRTIAPYLFVLPCVLMLAVFVYMPLIQNFFYSFQNISLLSGKSSFAGFDNYRTLFSDPVVGKALINNVKYAVISLLFQVGFGLVLAAILEEEFLRKVSAVFRTIFFIPVIISITVICLLFSFVYNPTDGLLNMFLQAVGLDSWAKPWLGSGTTAIYAVIAVSQWQSIGYCMMLFIVAIQKIPRDLYEAAKIDGAGKIKIFFSITLPQVKEMIFVNSLLTITGAFMVFNEPFILTKGGGPGTSSITIAVLMYQNGFVRDSMGYAATISLLIFVITAVLALIQTLSFRTGKGD, encoded by the coding sequence ATGAGAACAAGAAGAACGATAGCTCCTTATTTGTTTGTCTTGCCGTGTGTGCTGATGCTTGCAGTCTTCGTATATATGCCACTTATCCAGAATTTCTTCTATAGCTTTCAGAATATCTCACTGCTGTCAGGAAAAAGCTCATTCGCCGGTTTTGATAACTATAGAACACTGTTCTCCGACCCTGTTGTGGGCAAAGCCTTAATCAATAATGTGAAATATGCAGTGATCTCATTGCTCTTCCAGGTAGGATTTGGACTGGTTCTGGCCGCCATCCTGGAGGAAGAGTTTCTGAGAAAGGTCTCGGCGGTATTCCGGACGATCTTTTTTATACCCGTTATTATTTCCATTACGGTTATCTGTTTGTTATTTTCCTTCGTCTATAACCCGACGGACGGTCTGCTGAATATGTTCCTGCAAGCTGTGGGACTTGATTCCTGGGCTAAACCATGGCTGGGTTCCGGTACTACAGCCATTTATGCCGTCATTGCGGTATCGCAGTGGCAGAGCATCGGCTATTGCATGATGTTGTTCATTGTGGCCATTCAGAAAATTCCGCGCGACCTCTATGAAGCGGCCAAAATCGACGGGGCAGGCAAAATAAAAATCTTTTTCAGCATCACGCTGCCTCAGGTAAAAGAAATGATTTTTGTAAATTCACTTCTGACCATAACAGGGGCGTTTATGGTATTTAACGAACCCTTTATTCTAACCAAGGGCGGAGGTCCCGGAACCAGCTCCATTACGATTGCGGTTCTGATGTATCAGAATGGTTTTGTCAGAGACAGCATGGGTTATGCCGCGACCATCTCACTGCTTATTTTTGTCATTACAGCAGTGCTGGCGCTCATACAGACGTTGTCATTCAGAACAGGGAAGGGGGACTGA
- a CDS encoding carbohydrate ABC transporter permease, with protein MAGKLSIYRLIVLLPLLVGVVLVVYPLFWMVSSSFKSYDEIFGSVWNLPSEWLFSNYVTAWTKGIGNYFMNSVIVTVSTIAGVVVIASLCAYGLSRFRFRYSKTLFLFVLGGMMLDPQVCLVPLYKLLQNLNIHNTYFALILPYIAFRLSIAVLLIRSYFLGIPKEIEESATMDGCSVFRTYLNIFLPMSLPIIMTTIILTSYYAWNEFLFSIIFIDSDKYRTIPAGLMNFKDALSTDWGVLLAGLVISSMPLIILFIFMQKYFIQGMSEGSVKG; from the coding sequence ATGGCCGGCAAGCTGTCTATCTACAGACTCATTGTGCTGCTGCCTCTCCTGGTAGGGGTAGTCCTGGTGGTGTACCCGTTGTTCTGGATGGTGTCCTCATCATTTAAAAGCTACGATGAAATTTTTGGTTCTGTTTGGAATCTGCCAAGCGAGTGGCTGTTCTCGAACTACGTAACCGCCTGGACCAAAGGGATCGGCAATTATTTTATGAACAGTGTGATTGTCACCGTCAGCACGATTGCGGGCGTTGTCGTCATTGCTTCACTGTGTGCATATGGACTGAGCCGCTTCCGTTTCCGGTACAGCAAAACGCTGTTTTTGTTCGTGCTCGGTGGAATGATGCTGGACCCGCAGGTGTGTCTCGTACCGCTGTACAAGCTTTTGCAGAATTTAAATATTCATAATACGTATTTTGCCCTGATTCTGCCCTACATTGCCTTCAGGCTGTCGATCGCAGTGCTGCTCATCCGCTCTTATTTCCTGGGCATCCCCAAGGAGATTGAAGAGTCGGCAACCATGGACGGGTGTTCGGTCTTCCGGACCTATCTCAATATTTTTCTGCCCATGTCTCTTCCGATTATTATGACTACCATCATCCTTACCTCCTATTATGCCTGGAACGAGTTTCTGTTCTCTATTATCTTTATTGACTCTGACAAATACAGAACCATTCCGGCCGGGCTGATGAACTTCAAAGATGCATTGTCAACCGACTGGGGGGTTCTGCTGGCCGGGCTGGTCATCTCTTCAATGCCGCTTATTATTCTATTTATTTTTATGCAGAAATACTTCATCCAGGGCATGTCTGAAGGCTCTGTAAAAGGCTGA
- a CDS encoding PfkB family carbohydrate kinase, whose amino-acid sequence MRMIAVGDNVADCYLDQGLYYPGGNAVNVAVNCKRNGCEEVSYIGVFGNDKKSDHIMDSLDKEGISYRYSRRVYADSGSPGVKLVGNDRVFVRGAQDTAQHLLRLRLMPADLEYIAGHDVCHTSCYSSIERELPVIKEHCDISFDFSTRTDEDYLGQVCPHIKYAFFSGAELDSVQIEALIKTCHRLGTEIVGITKGSEGALFSRNGVLYKQGVTPAEVVDTMGAGDSFIAGFLVSYLKKGVMEEALQSGANSAAYTCTFYGGFGYPKPIGE is encoded by the coding sequence ATGAGAATGATTGCCGTAGGCGACAATGTTGCGGATTGTTATTTGGATCAAGGGCTCTACTATCCCGGAGGCAATGCCGTCAATGTGGCCGTGAACTGTAAGCGGAACGGATGCGAGGAAGTGTCCTATATCGGTGTATTCGGGAATGACAAGAAGTCCGATCATATTATGGACTCGCTGGATAAGGAAGGAATCAGCTACCGTTATTCACGCAGGGTGTATGCGGACAGCGGCTCGCCCGGTGTGAAGCTGGTCGGCAATGACAGAGTATTCGTACGCGGTGCCCAGGATACAGCCCAGCATCTGCTCCGGCTGCGCCTAATGCCTGCGGATCTGGAATATATCGCCGGGCATGACGTCTGCCATACCAGCTGTTATTCCAGCATAGAGAGGGAGCTTCCTGTAATTAAGGAACACTGCGATATTTCCTTCGATTTCTCCACAAGGACGGATGAGGATTATTTGGGGCAGGTGTGCCCTCATATTAAATATGCATTTTTTTCGGGTGCGGAGCTTGACTCTGTGCAGATTGAAGCACTCATAAAGACCTGCCACCGGCTGGGGACGGAAATTGTAGGCATAACGAAAGGAAGTGAAGGCGCGCTGTTCTCCAGAAACGGTGTGCTGTACAAACAAGGAGTCACTCCGGCGGAGGTCGTGGATACGATGGGAGCGGGAGACAGCTTCATTGCCGGATTTCTGGTATCTTATCTAAAAAAAGGAGTTATGGAAGAGGCGCTGCAGTCCGGGGCAAATTCTGCCGCGTATACCTGCACCTTTTACGGGGGATTCGGGTACCCCAAACCCATAGGGGAATAA